Genomic DNA from Shouchella patagoniensis:
TTGAACGTAAGTCGAATACCATTAAAGAGGGTAAGAAACAGTTAACAAGTTGAGAATAGTTGGAATGAAGGCAAGGAATATAAGGCCACTAGCTAGTTTATTAAAGTATCAATCAGTAGCTTGAATGTGCAACAGATATTAAATTGAGAAAAACTTGAGCTGCCTATTCCTTATATTAATAGAGAATAGGCAGCTTTAATGTAAAATATTTTTCTTGAATAAAAGGATAGAACTGATTTCTACAAATTTGAGCAATGTAGGATTAAACAACTTTCAGAGGATAAAACGTTTACTGCTTTTTTTTAAATAGACTTTAAATTGTGTAGTGACAGTTTAATAAAACGTAGAGGCTTTCACACGAAAGCCTCTTTTCTAATGAGAATGAAGATAAAACCAAATCAAATTGGTGAATGTTTGCGCCTCTGCCTCTAGTGGGGTCTCTTTAAATGTAGTCTGAAATGGTTTTAGTAGCGGGAGTAAAACGGACGTTCGCAAGCGTTCTTTCTTTAATTCGGTCATGATTGCGTCATACAAATCTTGTTGTTCTTCACTAAAGCGTTCTTTTTCAAAAATAGTTGCATGAGTGTGAATGTCTTCAAGGGTGACGGTCTTCTTGTTCACTTGAGTTCGGAATTGATGAATGGCTTCTGTCTGTAAGAGTGACGTCTGATCTTTGCTCATCTTGGCAAGAATAAGTTCTAAATAGGAAAGAATTACATGAATTACCTCTTTTAACTCGTAGCTGCTATTGGTGTAGCGGTTCACGAATAGAATATGTTGCAGCATCCCGGTAAAGAGGACTACGCCTTCAAAAGCATACGGACGAATGTCTTCACCTCTTACTTCAATGAGCCGAGCGGTTAACCACTCCATATCTTTTATGCGATGTTGGAGTACAAGCTTTTTTAAATCTGCTTCATTGGAATGGAGAATGGCTTCAAATAAGCGGTACAATTTTCGTTCTTCTTGAAGACGAATGAGAATTGAGATCTGCTCAATGAAAATGGTCCGGTCTTGTTTGTTTTTACCAATTTGAGCAGTGATGCGAAGCTGGTTTGCTTCCTCACGTAAATTTTCTAAGATTTCAGCCACACAATCATTTTTTGAAGAAAAATGATTGTAAAAAGTCCCTTTTGAAATATTAGCAGCGACCAAGATATCTTGGATCGATGTATGTGGAAGGCCTTTTTCCTGGAAAAGCGTTAAGGCTGCATCTGATATTTGTTTTTTCCGTTCATTCATAATAGCCTCCTGCAAGTCTCTTGTAGAGCAAGTATACGAAGATCAGGGTGAAAAAACAAATACATTGTACTTCGAGTCTAAAATATTGACTAAATTAAACGATGAGTATACTATAGCTTAGTGTTCTAAACTTTATAATAAAAGGGTGAATGTGTGTGGAATCAGGCATACAAAAAAAGCCTCCCTATTTAATGATAGGGATCTTGTTTGTGGGTGCATTTGTATCATTTCTAAATAATTCTTTATTAAATGTGGCTTTACCAAGCATCATGGTTGATCTTGGTGTTGACGATTATTCAACTGTCCAATGGTTAGCAACAGGCTATATGCTTGTTAGTGGGATTCTTATACCTGCTTCTGCTTTCTTATTAACACGGTTTACGAATCGAAGTTTATATATTGCAGCGATGACAATCTTTACGATTGGAACAGCAGTTGCCGCGTTTGCGCCAAACTTTGCTCTCTTATTAACGGGACGTATGGTGCAAGCAGCTGGGGCATCAGTTATGGGCCCATTATTAATGAACGTCATGCTCATTAGTTTTCCACGTGAAAAACGGGGAACGGCGATGGGTATTTTCGGGCTTGTTATGATTACGGCACCGGCAATTGGACCAACACTATCGGGATACATTGTCCAGAATTACGACTGGCGTCTATTATTTGAAATGATCCTGCCTCTCGCAGTCATTAGCTTAGTGCTTTCTGTATGGAAGCTCGACAATGTCATGCCACAAAACAAAGAGGCAAAATTGGATTACTTATCCGTTGTGTTATCAAGTCTTGGTTTTGGTGGATTGTTGTACGGATTTAGTTCTGCGAGCGCAGATGGATGGACAGATACGTGGGTATTAACAACGCTCATTGTCGGAACAATTATGTTGGCGGCGTTTATTATACGCCAATTAAAAATGGAGGAACCGCTGCTGGATTTGCGGGCTTATAAATACCCGATGTTTGCTCTTGCGTCCATCATTGCTGCGGTAAATGCCGTTGCAATGTTCTCGGGCATGATCTTAACACCTGCTTATGTCCAAAGTGTGCGGGGGATTTCGCCACTTGATTCAGGTTTGTTGATGCTTCCTGGAGCGATCATCATGGGGCTCATGTCTCCAGTGACGGGACGATTATTTGATAAATTTGGTCCCCGGGTGATTTCAATAACGGGTCTTGTTATTACAGCTGTATCAACGTATATGCTGGCAAACTTACAGCTTGATACGCCGTATATGACGATCGTCATTATTTACAGCTTGCGCATGCTAGGTATGGCACTCGTGATGATGCCGATTATGACAAATGGACTGAATCAATTGCCAACGCGATTGAATCCACATGGAACAGCAATTAATAATACTGCGCAACAAGTATCAGGTTCAATTGGAACCGCGATCCTTGTCACGATCATGAACAGTGTCGCAAGTACGGAGGCAGGAAACATCCTTGCCGGCACCGATCCAGCTACAATGACCGAGGCTGCTTCCGCTGCTGTGATGCAACAATCGTTACTTGCGGGTATTCAATATGCGTTTTACGTCTCGCTTGTCATGAATGTGATTGCTCTCGTCTTAGCCTTCTTTGTTAAACGAGTTGATACAAGCATAGAAGCTGTACGGAAGATTGAAGAAGAATAACGAAAGCCTTTGCGACACCCTTATTGCGTAAGTGATAAGGGTGTTTTTTGATGCCTCATAAAAAAGCGATGAATTGGATACAGTATACCTATCTAGTCGATTCACTCAGAAAGGGGCGAGTAAAAATGCGTTCATTTTCAGGAAAAGTTGTGCTCATTACAGGTGGAGCAGGAGGAATTGGTATCGCCACAGCAAAAGCTTTTGCTGATGAGGGGGCAAAAGTGGCCCTTGTTGATTTAAAGGAAGACGCATTAAAAGAAGCCGCTACGAAAGCAGGTCTAGAAGATGCTTTGCTTTTAAGCGCAAATGTGACGAAAGAAGAAGATGTGGAACGTTATGTGAATGAGACATTGAACGCATATGGTCACATCGATATCTTTGTGAATAATGCAGGAATTAATGGGCAATTCGCAACAATTACTGAGCAGACGGTTGAGAATGTCCAGAACGTCTTAAATGTAAATGTTCTTGGTGTTTTTCTTGGTTTAAAATATGTGATGAAAGCCATGATTGAGAAAAAATCAGGTGTCATTGTGAACCTTGCCTCAAATGGCGGTCTCCTCGGCGCACCTGGAATGAGCGCTTACGTCGCCTCCAAACATGCCGTTATCGCCTATAACAAAACGGCTGCCCTCGCAGGTGCGGAGCACAACATTCGCTCTGTTGCCGTTTGTCCATCAGGGGTCGATACACAAATGATGCGCTCGATCGAAACAAATAGTATGCCAGGAAAAGAAGGCGATGCGAAGAAAGCATTTGAAGCATCCGTCCCATTAAACCGCTACGCAACAGCAACTGAAATTGCTGATTTTATCGCTTTTCTTGCATCAGATAAAGCTTCGTTTATCTCTGGATCGTACCATCGCATTGACGGTGGACAAGCGGCAACGTCGGTGTAAAGTTTAATCAAATCACGATCGCGTTAGATGAACTACACCCAAAAAGATAGAGTGGGACTCAACTTTTTGGGTGTTTTTATATGCGGAAAATAGTTGATGAATGTAAAGGAAATTGTTCAAAAATAAGTACAAGACACCCTAGG
This window encodes:
- a CDS encoding DHA2 family efflux MFS transporter permease subunit; the encoded protein is MIGILFVGAFVSFLNNSLLNVALPSIMVDLGVDDYSTVQWLATGYMLVSGILIPASAFLLTRFTNRSLYIAAMTIFTIGTAVAAFAPNFALLLTGRMVQAAGASVMGPLLMNVMLISFPREKRGTAMGIFGLVMITAPAIGPTLSGYIVQNYDWRLLFEMILPLAVISLVLSVWKLDNVMPQNKEAKLDYLSVVLSSLGFGGLLYGFSSASADGWTDTWVLTTLIVGTIMLAAFIIRQLKMEEPLLDLRAYKYPMFALASIIAAVNAVAMFSGMILTPAYVQSVRGISPLDSGLLMLPGAIIMGLMSPVTGRLFDKFGPRVISITGLVITAVSTYMLANLQLDTPYMTIVIIYSLRMLGMALVMMPIMTNGLNQLPTRLNPHGTAINNTAQQVSGSIGTAILVTIMNSVASTEAGNILAGTDPATMTEAASAAVMQQSLLAGIQYAFYVSLVMNVIALVLAFFVKRVDTSIEAVRKIEEE
- a CDS encoding SDR family NAD(P)-dependent oxidoreductase, with the translated sequence MRSFSGKVVLITGGAGGIGIATAKAFADEGAKVALVDLKEDALKEAATKAGLEDALLLSANVTKEEDVERYVNETLNAYGHIDIFVNNAGINGQFATITEQTVENVQNVLNVNVLGVFLGLKYVMKAMIEKKSGVIVNLASNGGLLGAPGMSAYVASKHAVIAYNKTAALAGAEHNIRSVAVCPSGVDTQMMRSIETNSMPGKEGDAKKAFEASVPLNRYATATEIADFIAFLASDKASFISGSYHRIDGGQAATSV
- a CDS encoding TetR/AcrR family transcriptional regulator: MNERKKQISDAALTLFQEKGLPHTSIQDILVAANISKGTFYNHFSSKNDCVAEILENLREEANQLRITAQIGKNKQDRTIFIEQISILIRLQEERKLYRLFEAILHSNEADLKKLVLQHRIKDMEWLTARLIEVRGEDIRPYAFEGVVLFTGMLQHILFVNRYTNSSYELKEVIHVILSYLELILAKMSKDQTSLLQTEAIHQFRTQVNKKTVTLEDIHTHATIFEKERFSEEQQDLYDAIMTELKKERLRTSVLLPLLKPFQTTFKETPLEAEAQTFTNLIWFYLHSH